A segment of the Myxocyprinus asiaticus isolate MX2 ecotype Aquarium Trade chromosome 10, UBuf_Myxa_2, whole genome shotgun sequence genome:
tttaatagcAGTGTTTGTTAAGATAGAAAATGAAGGTCAATTGAATTGAACGCTTGGAAGCCAGCGACGTTTTAGCACAGTCTGTGGACTTTTAAGATGGTCTCTTTACGCACCGTAAGCGAATATTCAATGAATATCAAACTTAAATTTGACTTAACTTagctaaaaattattatttatataatattgttATACATTGATgtcttatttaaatattatttgtttgGAATATATACTAATGTATAATGTGGGGTTACTGATGGaaggaaaatgagaaaaccactcttacCATTCTACCACTACAAATTTAGGGAGGCCATTGGGGCACTGGACCCCTCAGGCCTCCCCTTAGAACCGCCCCTGGCTGCACTGAAGTAAAAAGTCTGAGCTTTCTAATGAAACAATTATTATGTTGCtgagatataatcatttaaaatgtTGGCTTTACGTGCATAAACTCTAAATGCATTTCGGGGTCAAAATGGATCAAAATTATGGAGCATGTCACAAGCTTTGCAATAATGCTGGTTCTTACTATGTTTCCCCCCATTTGACAGTCTATTTTGTTAAACATGGATGTTACTACATATGATGATATATACAGCGGATTTCCTCCACCTTGTCCCGATAGCTTGCAGTATCTGAACAGCACAGTTTTGGTCCTGGTCTACATCATAGTCTTCTTTCTCAGCTTGCTCGGGAACACCGTGGTGATATTTGTGGTATTTTTCATGAAGAACCAACGGGCATCTACTGACATTTACCTGATGCACCTGGCCATTGCCGACTTGCTCTTTTCATTCACTCTCCCATTCTGGGCGGCTTACCTCCACGCAGGCTACTGGATGTTTGGCACCGTTATGTGCAAACTGGTTTCCGGTGTACAAGAAGCTACTTTTTACTGTTGCGTCTTCCTCCTTGCATGCATTAGTATCGATCGCTACCTGGCCATCGTTAAAGCGACCCAATTCCTCTTTcgtcagcgccacctagagggcGCAGTGTGCGCAGTGGTGTGGATGTGTGCCATTTTGCTGTCCCTGCCCATCATGGTGCATCATGAGGCGTTTGTGCCTGAGAGCATGGAGAACATTTACATTTGTCATGAGAATCTGACCGCAGACACCATTGAAGAATGGAGGTTAGGCTTGCGGATTCTTCACCACACCTTGGGATTCTTCCTACCGTTGGGCGTTATGATTTTTTGTTACAGTTTTACCATGTGGACACTCTGTCATTCGCACAACAGCCAAAAGCAGAAGGCAATGCGCATCATATTATGCATCGTTCTGGCTTTTGTGATCTGCTGGCTGCCCAAGAACATCAGCGAACTTCTGGACACCCTGATGCGAGGCAGTTGGATAACGGAAACGTGCAAGCTGAGGGACAGTTTAGATGTGGCGCTGCATGTCACCGAGGCTATGGCTTTTACCCACTGTGCCATCAACCCCATTTTATACGCTTTCATTGGCAAGAAGTTCCGCAACCAGCTCCTCATGTCTCTCTTCAAGAAAGGCCTGCTGAGGAGAGAGACGTTGACAAAATACAGAGTGGAATCTGTGTATAGCTCTGCAAGCTCCAGGCAAATGTCCGTGATGCTGTAATCAAAGTGACATTCATGATAAAACTTCCTCTTACAAGGGTATAAAGAGCCCTTGTCTTCTGTTAAatgaatagctcacccaaaaactgaaaattctgctaATATTTTCTCACCcttgtgtcgttccaaacccacatgctgTTATTTACTGTATCCTGTGGAACATATAAGCATTATCTTTTACGCAGCACTTTTCAATACATCAAAATTTCATTGTGAACAGTGGCTGTCTAGCTCAAAAACaggacaaaaaacacaataaaaacatcataaatgtagtccataccacttcttgcactatattccaagtcttctgaaatcatacTATAGCTTTTTGCAAAGAACAGGCTGAAATTATAGCTgctattcagtgaaaatctttttCTCTgccgcagctctcaaatctcattctccataTTTCAACTGGTGTGCCTGTGTTCGGTTACGGCACATACAAGAAACAGTGGCATTTTTGCAGTTAATAACGTCAAACCTGGTGTAATGTATCAAAAAGCAGCACTTTTTAGTTGAACTCAAAATATGacaaacactttacaatgaggttgtaTTTGTTgactgtaacacagttcagtggaaaggaggaggcgagaaccggcttgataatataaataatatttaatgattaactaaaacaaaagcacaaacacacacaagtgtcggacagctgtccgtaactctctctctctctgtt
Coding sequences within it:
- the LOC127447629 gene encoding C-X-C chemokine receptor type 1-like; its protein translation is MDVTTYDDIYSGFPPPCPDSLQYLNSTVLVLVYIIVFFLSLLGNTVVIFVVFFMKNQRASTDIYLMHLAIADLLFSFTLPFWAAYLHAGYWMFGTVMCKLVSGVQEATFYCCVFLLACISIDRYLAIVKATQFLFRQRHLEGAVCAVVWMCAILLSLPIMVHHEAFVPESMENIYICHENLTADTIEEWRLGLRILHHTLGFFLPLGVMIFCYSFTMWTLCHSHNSQKQKAMRIILCIVLAFVICWLPKNISELLDTLMRGSWITETCKLRDSLDVALHVTEAMAFTHCAINPILYAFIGKKFRNQLLMSLFKKGLLRRETLTKYRVESVYSSASSRQMSVML